From Mercenaria mercenaria strain notata chromosome 17, MADL_Memer_1, whole genome shotgun sequence, the proteins below share one genomic window:
- the LOC128550130 gene encoding uncharacterized protein LOC128550130, which translates to MSDHDGQLVAEYRTTINSSAKYISAMLIIDNDKIVTADSKTSKIQLYMLEDFELINEITLKHVGWWGITDMTQVDSERFAVLVPGFWTRSDIRIFKLDEEKRMKKVGKFNTSRRSFGLCFQKGFFFVTISPATLFRTSQNSCVKMYSENGESKQVFTVDKENNALFGNHLLKIYVDKNFRMFVCDVEKNELIILKIDSINREVTVLTRHNYLVMDITTKLDGTSFLATSQRDGIVLLHANGGWVFNNFLPCGKLEGKPLAVAFNDKDQQLLVATQRSSWYSPWSTLVFIVYDVKCSYSTDFRVTIEK; encoded by the coding sequence ATGAGTGACCATGATGGCCAGCTGGTAGCCGAGTACAGGACAACCATAAACAGCAGTGCTAAATATATATCAGCAATGCTGATCATTGACAATGATAAAATTGTGACTGCTGACagtaaaacaagcaaaattcAGCTATATATGTTAGAAGACTTTGAACTTATTAATGAAATCACGCTAAAACATGTTGGATGGTGGGGCATCACCGACATGACTCAGGTTGACTCAGAAAGATTTGCTGTTTTAGTACCAGGCTTTTGGACAAGAAGTGATATTCGCATCTTCAAGCTGGATGAAGAAAAACGGATGAAAAAAGTTGGAAAATTCAACACCAGCAGAAGAAGTTTTGGACTTTGCTTTCAAAAAGGTTTCTTTTTCGTAACAATCTCTCCTGCCACACTTTTCAGAACTTCTCAAAATAGTTGTGTCAAAATGTATAGCGAAAATGGGGAAAGCAAACAAGTGTTTACAGTAGATAAAGAAAACAATGCCCTCTTCGGCAATCATCTGTTGAAGATTTATGTAGATAAGAACTTCCGGATGTTTGTTTGCGATGTGGAAAAGAATGAGTTAATCATTCTAAAGATTGACTCAATCAATCGTGAAGTAACCGTTCTAACACGACACAATTATCTAGTAATGGATATAACAACTAAGCTAGATGGGACGTCTTTCCTTGCAACGAGTCAGCGTGATGGTATTGTGTTGTTGCATGCAAACGGAGGTTGGGTCTTCAATAACTTTTTACCATGTGGGAAATTAGAAGGAAAACCTCTCGCTGTTGCTTTTAATGACAAGGACCAACAATTGCTTGTTGCCACACAACGATCTTCCTGGTATTCTCCATGGAGCACTTTGGTTTTCATAGTGTATGATGTGAAATGCAGTTATTCAACAGACTTCCGTGTTACAATAGAAAAATGA